A stretch of Chitinophaga caeni DNA encodes these proteins:
- a CDS encoding heme exporter protein CcmB — MTAIQQIWFLVKKDMVLEWRQKHAFFGILLYVFSTVFVINLMIHQPDEKIWNALFWVVQLFVCVNAIAKSFLQESKGRLLYFYAIVHPRQFILAKLIYNVLLMIIMSVIALVCCVIFLGNPIIKPLYFIGVVLLGGVSLSLLFTMLAALAAQASQNAALMAIMGFPLVLPVLMLLANISRSAFIAVLQPGLTRMFYLLAGMDILVIALACILFPFLWKD; from the coding sequence ATGACTGCGATACAACAAATTTGGTTCCTGGTTAAAAAGGATATGGTGCTGGAATGGCGCCAAAAACATGCTTTTTTCGGCATTTTGCTATACGTGTTTTCAACCGTGTTTGTCATCAACCTGATGATTCACCAGCCGGATGAAAAGATCTGGAATGCACTGTTTTGGGTTGTGCAGCTGTTTGTATGTGTGAATGCTATAGCAAAAAGCTTTTTGCAGGAGAGCAAGGGACGTTTACTGTATTTTTATGCTATCGTTCACCCGAGGCAGTTTATCTTGGCGAAGCTGATCTACAACGTATTGTTGATGATTATCATGAGTGTCATTGCCTTGGTTTGCTGTGTTATCTTCTTGGGTAATCCTATTATTAAGCCCTTGTATTTTATCGGGGTGGTATTGTTGGGTGGCGTAAGTTTATCGCTTTTATTTACGATGCTGGCGGCATTGGCAGCCCAGGCAAGCCAGAACGCAGCCCTGATGGCTATTATGGGATTCCCGCTGGTTTTACCGGTATTGATGTTATTGGCCAATATTTCGAGAAGTGCATTTATAGCAGTTTTGCAGCCCGGTTTAACGAGGATGTTTTACTTATTGGCGGGTATGGATATACTGGTGATAGCTTTGGCCTGTATACTTTTCCCGTTTTTATGGAAAGATTAA
- a CDS encoding Glu/Leu/Phe/Val family dehydrogenase, with amino-acid sequence MANALAPEAHYNFFSSVERSFDKAAQFTKWEKGILEQIKACNSVYRMRFPVRVGSSIEVIEAYRVQHSHHKLPCKGGIRFSEEVNQDEVMALAALMTYKCAIVNVPFGGAKGGIKINPRNYTPFQLEAITRRYTAELVKKNFIGPGIDVPAPDYGTGEREMSWILDTYMSLRPGEVDGLGCVTGKPIAQGGVRGRKEATGLGVFYGLRELCNVKEDMEKLGLEPGLDGKRVVIQGLGNVGYHAAKYFYEAGSKITCLIEFDGAIYSEKGMNPDEVLKHRQETGSILNFPGSKNLTINMEGLEVDCDILIPAALENVIDADNAPRIKAKIIGEAANGPITPEADEILAKKGVIVVPDMFLNAGGVTVSYFEWLKNLSHVRYGRLGKRFDENMNIHILQVIEDLTGKKVSAQERKFIAHGADEVDLVYSGLEETMYTALHEVREAYMKNPKINDMRTAAYVAAIDKVGASYEQLGIFP; translated from the coding sequence ATGGCTAACGCACTTGCACCGGAAGCTCACTATAATTTCTTCAGTAGTGTAGAAAGAAGCTTCGATAAAGCAGCGCAATTTACCAAGTGGGAAAAGGGTATCCTTGAGCAAATCAAGGCCTGTAACTCGGTTTATCGCATGAGATTCCCCGTGAGAGTTGGTAGTTCGATCGAGGTGATCGAGGCTTACCGTGTACAACACTCGCATCATAAATTGCCCTGTAAAGGTGGTATCCGTTTCAGCGAAGAGGTGAATCAAGATGAGGTGATGGCCCTGGCCGCCCTGATGACTTACAAATGTGCTATCGTAAACGTTCCTTTCGGTGGCGCTAAAGGTGGTATCAAGATTAACCCCCGCAATTATACCCCGTTCCAATTGGAAGCAATCACCCGCCGTTACACGGCTGAATTGGTGAAGAAAAACTTTATCGGCCCCGGCATCGACGTTCCTGCACCTGATTACGGTACCGGTGAACGCGAAATGAGCTGGATCCTCGATACATATATGAGCCTCCGTCCCGGTGAAGTGGATGGCCTCGGTTGCGTTACCGGTAAACCCATTGCTCAAGGCGGTGTGCGCGGACGTAAGGAAGCTACCGGTTTAGGTGTTTTCTACGGTTTGCGCGAACTTTGCAACGTGAAGGAAGACATGGAAAAGCTGGGTTTGGAACCCGGTTTAGACGGGAAACGTGTTGTAATCCAAGGTTTAGGTAACGTGGGTTACCATGCTGCCAAATACTTTTACGAAGCAGGATCTAAAATCACTTGCCTGATCGAGTTTGATGGCGCCATCTATAGTGAAAAAGGAATGAATCCCGACGAAGTACTGAAACACCGTCAAGAAACCGGTTCGATTTTGAACTTCCCAGGGAGTAAAAACCTTACTATCAACATGGAAGGACTGGAAGTGGATTGTGATATCTTGATCCCGGCTGCCCTGGAAAACGTGATCGATGCCGATAATGCCCCGCGCATTAAAGCTAAGATCATCGGTGAAGCTGCAAATGGTCCCATTACGCCGGAAGCCGACGAAATCCTAGCCAAAAAAGGCGTAATCGTAGTACCGGATATGTTCCTGAATGCTGGTGGTGTGACCGTTTCATACTTCGAATGGTTGAAAAACCTGAGCCATGTTCGTTACGGTCGCCTCGGTAAACGCTTCGATGAGAATATGAACATTCACATTTTACAGGTTATCGAAGATTTAACCGGCAAAAAAGTGTCTGCACAAGAACGTAAATTTATCGCTCACGGCGCCGACGAGGTGGATTTAGTGTATTCCGGTTTGGAAGAAACCATGTACACGGCCTTGCATGAAGTGAGAGAAGCTTATATGAAGAATCCTAAGATCAACGATATGCGTACCGCTGCTTATGTAGCTGCTATCGACAAAGTAGGTGCTTCTTACGAACAACTGGGTATTTTCCCTTAA
- a CDS encoding type I restriction enzyme HsdR N-terminal domain-containing protein, producing the protein MIPIQFPEPTFKIVQQNGQHQIWDAYRKKYVVLTPEEWVRQNFMTYLVQTLKYPSALIALEREILLGTLKKRCDIVVYNREMQPWMIVECKEMKVPLSENVLDQVIRYHLAIPATYLVITNGQHTFCCHMDKFGGKATFMQELPVYP; encoded by the coding sequence GTGATTCCTATTCAATTTCCAGAACCGACATTTAAAATTGTTCAGCAAAACGGGCAGCATCAAATTTGGGATGCTTACCGGAAGAAATATGTTGTTTTAACCCCGGAGGAATGGGTAAGACAAAACTTCATGACTTACCTTGTTCAAACATTAAAATATCCATCAGCTCTTATAGCCCTAGAGCGGGAAATCTTGCTGGGCACGTTGAAGAAACGTTGCGACATCGTTGTTTACAACCGGGAGATGCAGCCTTGGATGATCGTGGAATGTAAAGAAATGAAAGTGCCGCTTTCAGAAAATGTACTGGACCAAGTCATCCGTTACCACTTGGCCATACCTGCAACTTACCTCGTAATCACGAACGGGCAACATACCTTTTGTTGCCACATGGATAAATTTGGCGGCAAAGCTACTTTCATGCAAGAATTGCCGGTTTACCCATAA
- a CDS encoding thymidine kinase: MFIEPSLSGGSRRGWIEVVCGSMFSGKTEELIRRLKRAKIANLEVEIYKPLLDTRYDLENIVSHDENKVVSTPIESSQQILLLAQEADVIGIDEAQFFDPELPNVCETLALRGIRVIVAGLDMDYQARPFGPIPQLLARAEYITKLHAICVKCGNIANYSFRKSGDDNTFLLGEKDLYEPRCRHCYYNEK; this comes from the coding sequence ATGTTTATTGAACCTTCACTTTCAGGCGGTAGCCGCAGGGGTTGGATTGAAGTAGTTTGCGGATCCATGTTCTCCGGGAAAACCGAAGAATTGATCCGCCGATTAAAACGCGCCAAGATCGCCAACCTGGAGGTGGAAATCTATAAACCCCTATTAGATACACGCTACGACCTTGAAAATATTGTATCGCACGATGAAAATAAAGTGGTGTCAACCCCTATTGAGAGTTCTCAACAAATATTATTACTTGCGCAAGAGGCGGATGTAATTGGCATCGATGAAGCACAATTTTTTGATCCGGAGTTACCCAATGTTTGTGAAACACTCGCCTTGAGAGGTATCAGGGTAATTGTTGCCGGGCTGGATATGGATTACCAGGCCAGGCCTTTTGGCCCGATACCGCAATTACTAGCGAGGGCAGAATATATTACCAAGTTACACGCCATCTGCGTGAAATGTGGCAATATTGCCAATTACTCTTTCCGTAAAAGCGGGGATGACAATACTTTTTTACTCGGGGAAAAAGACTTGTACGAGCCGCGGTGTAGGCATTGTTATTACAACGAAAAATAA
- a CDS encoding ABC transporter ATP-binding protein encodes MDKKALISVEGLEVAFQSTGHTTNAVKGISFHVAPGELLAIVGESGSGKSVTALSIMQLIQSPGKITAGKIIFNAKAYHHQNLLTIPGQQVQAYRGNDIGMIFQEPMTSLNPLYTCGNQVMEALRLHKKVSKREARRQTIELFTQVQLPMPEQMIDKYPHELSGGQKQRVMIAMAICCKPSLLIADEPTTALDVTVQKEILSLIKSLQEELGMGVIFITHDLGVVADIADRVLVMYKGGIVEEGSVKEVFQHPRHPYTKGLLACRPSLDHKLTRLPVILDFMEMLPGGTFKEKFTDIKSLQQSLVVPISSIEERLHSLGNRQTILEVRNLNKWFPVKKNFFGKVTEWFKAVDGISFDVKEGETLGLVGESGCGKTTLSRSLLRLTEPTGGEIIYKGRSLLDCSRSEMHDIRKEMQLIFQDPYSSLNPRLTIGEAILEPMKVHGMYGNDKLRKEKVLELLTKVNLQPAHYSRYPHEFSGGQRQRIVIARALAVEPSFIICDESVSALDVSIQAQVLNLLMDLQKEFNFTYIFISHDLSVVHFISDRMMVMRKGKIEEMGNADAIYMNPSSTYTRKLIDAIPGQKMHG; translated from the coding sequence ATGGACAAAAAAGCCTTGATCTCCGTGGAAGGCCTGGAAGTAGCATTCCAATCTACCGGGCATACCACTAACGCTGTTAAGGGCATCTCTTTTCATGTTGCCCCGGGTGAATTATTGGCAATCGTAGGGGAAAGCGGTTCCGGGAAATCGGTTACCGCACTTTCCATCATGCAGTTGATTCAATCACCTGGAAAAATTACGGCAGGAAAAATCATCTTCAACGCGAAAGCCTATCACCATCAAAACTTATTAACAATTCCTGGACAGCAGGTCCAAGCTTACCGCGGGAATGATATCGGTATGATATTCCAAGAGCCGATGACTTCCCTGAATCCATTATATACATGTGGAAACCAGGTAATGGAAGCCCTGCGATTGCACAAAAAAGTAAGTAAAAGGGAGGCTCGCCGCCAAACCATCGAGTTGTTTACCCAGGTGCAATTGCCGATGCCGGAACAAATGATCGATAAATACCCGCATGAACTTTCGGGAGGACAAAAACAGCGGGTTATGATTGCTATGGCCATCTGTTGCAAGCCATCTTTATTGATTGCTGATGAGCCAACTACGGCCCTGGATGTGACGGTTCAAAAAGAAATATTAAGCCTCATTAAATCCCTACAGGAAGAACTCGGTATGGGGGTAATTTTCATTACCCACGACTTGGGCGTGGTGGCTGATATTGCCGACCGCGTGCTGGTAATGTATAAAGGGGGGATTGTTGAGGAAGGGTCGGTAAAGGAAGTATTTCAACATCCCCGGCATCCTTATACGAAGGGGTTATTGGCTTGCCGACCTTCATTGGACCATAAGCTTACGCGGCTGCCGGTAATTTTGGACTTTATGGAGATGCTTCCCGGTGGTACTTTCAAGGAAAAATTTACCGATATAAAGAGTTTGCAACAATCCTTGGTGGTACCGATCAGCAGCATCGAGGAAAGGTTGCATTCCCTGGGAAACCGGCAAACCATTTTGGAGGTGAGAAATTTGAATAAATGGTTCCCGGTGAAGAAAAATTTCTTCGGGAAGGTGACGGAATGGTTCAAGGCGGTAGATGGTATTAGTTTTGATGTTAAAGAAGGTGAAACCCTTGGCCTAGTGGGCGAATCGGGTTGCGGTAAGACTACCTTAAGCCGTAGTTTACTTAGGTTGACGGAACCTACCGGCGGAGAAATTATTTACAAGGGACGAAGCTTGCTGGACTGTTCGCGATCTGAAATGCACGATATCCGTAAGGAGATGCAGTTAATTTTCCAAGATCCTTATTCATCCTTGAACCCCAGGTTAACGATCGGGGAAGCGATTTTGGAACCGATGAAAGTACACGGGATGTACGGTAATGATAAGCTGAGGAAGGAAAAAGTTTTGGAATTGCTTACCAAGGTTAACTTGCAACCGGCTCATTATAGTCGCTATCCGCATGAATTTTCCGGTGGACAACGTCAAAGGATAGTAATTGCAAGGGCTTTGGCGGTGGAGCCGAGTTTTATTATTTGCGATGAATCTGTTTCAGCTTTGGACGTAAGTATACAAGCCCAAGTATTAAACCTGCTAATGGATTTACAAAAGGAATTTAATTTCACATATATATTTATTTCGCATGATTTATCGGTGGTTCATTTTATAAGTGATAGGATGATGGTAATGAGAAAAGGTAAGATAGAAGAGATGGGCAACGCGGATGCCATTTACATGAATCCTAGTTCAACATATACCCGGAAGTTGATCGATGCTATTCCCGGGCAAAAAATGCACGGTTAG
- the ccsA gene encoding cytochrome c biogenesis protein CcsA, with product MKKHWWKILSVILLLYTIIAGFYIQIPSIGTNGQTSRNLVFHVPMWIAMYTLFTISVVNSIRYLASNNLKMDILASSAGSVGVLFGVMGFLTGSLWATYTWGGTLTDDPKQVSTFIALLIYLAYLVLRMSFTDLDKRAKVSAIYNIFAFALLIPLTYIIPRMQESLHPGSASTPGFKSSDTAHTLQMVFYPAFTGWTLLSVWIYTLRVRYKKLALKNILHG from the coding sequence ATGAAGAAACATTGGTGGAAAATTTTAAGTGTAATACTCTTATTATACACTATTATAGCAGGTTTTTATATCCAGATTCCATCTATCGGAACAAATGGTCAAACCTCCCGGAATCTTGTTTTTCACGTTCCCATGTGGATCGCGATGTACACTTTGTTCACGATCTCTGTCGTTAACTCGATCCGTTATTTAGCTTCCAATAACCTGAAGATGGACATTTTAGCTTCCAGCGCCGGTAGTGTTGGGGTGCTATTCGGGGTAATGGGTTTCCTGACCGGCTCACTTTGGGCCACTTATACCTGGGGTGGAACCCTTACGGATGATCCTAAGCAGGTTAGTACTTTCATCGCTTTATTGATCTATCTCGCTTACCTCGTACTGAGAATGTCTTTTACCGATTTGGATAAAAGGGCTAAAGTGTCAGCCATATATAACATTTTCGCCTTCGCTTTACTGATTCCGCTAACCTATATCATACCGAGGATGCAAGAATCCTTACACCCGGGAAGCGCCAGTACGCCTGGCTTTAAGTCTAGCGATACAGCCCATACCTTGCAAATGGTGTTTTACCCCGCATTTACCGGTTGGACGCTGCTCAGTGTTTGGATCTATACTTTACGTGTTCGATATAAAAAATTAGCGCTTAAAAATATACTTCATGGTTAA
- the accC gene encoding acetyl-CoA carboxylase biotin carboxylase subunit, with product MKKILVANRGEIALRVMRSARELGILTVAVFSEADRTMPFVQFADEAICIGPAPSSQSYLIGDKIIAVAKQTGADAIHPGYGFLSENAGFADAVTKAGITFIGPSAASIETMGSKLAAKQAAQKFDVPMVPGTETPLKDLNEAKEVVKRTGFPILVKASAGGGGKGMRVVEHEKDLEEQIRLAKSEALSAFGDDAVFIEKYVAAPRHIEIQILGDQHGNYVYLFERECSIQRRHQKLIEEAPSSILTPAIRAAMGQKAVDVAKACNYYGAGTVEFLVDEQLNFYFLEMNTRLQVEHPVTEMITGLDLVKLQIAIARGEKLPFSQEDLKINGHAIELRICAEDPANNFLPDTGSLNTYIRPDGYGVRVDDGYEAGMDIPIFYDPMIAKLIAWGQDREEARKRLIRAIQEYRVEGIKTTLPFGEWALQQAPFITGQFDTGFIGKYFKAGALDNNDPMEATVAALLAVQAWEEVDPLKIPEKKATNWINRQEMRKQ from the coding sequence ATGAAAAAGATTCTTGTAGCCAATAGGGGGGAAATAGCTTTACGGGTAATGCGTTCTGCGCGTGAATTAGGGATACTGACCGTGGCCGTGTTTTCGGAAGCCGACAGGACGATGCCCTTTGTACAATTTGCCGATGAGGCCATTTGTATCGGGCCGGCCCCATCATCTCAATCTTATTTAATAGGCGATAAGATCATCGCCGTGGCAAAACAAACCGGCGCTGATGCGATCCATCCCGGCTACGGCTTTCTCAGCGAAAATGCAGGCTTTGCCGATGCTGTCACCAAGGCAGGCATCACCTTTATAGGCCCTTCTGCCGCGTCAATCGAGACGATGGGCAGTAAACTGGCCGCCAAGCAAGCCGCTCAAAAGTTCGATGTCCCAATGGTGCCAGGAACCGAAACTCCCCTTAAAGATTTAAATGAAGCCAAGGAAGTAGTTAAAAGAACCGGCTTCCCCATCCTCGTAAAAGCTTCTGCCGGTGGCGGTGGTAAAGGAATGCGGGTTGTTGAACATGAAAAGGACCTGGAAGAGCAAATCCGGCTTGCTAAAAGTGAAGCCCTCAGCGCTTTCGGAGATGATGCCGTGTTTATCGAGAAATATGTTGCGGCGCCGAGGCATATCGAGATTCAAATCTTAGGCGACCAACACGGTAACTATGTTTACCTATTCGAAAGGGAGTGTTCCATCCAAAGAAGGCATCAAAAATTAATCGAAGAAGCCCCATCTTCTATACTTACTCCAGCGATCAGGGCAGCTATGGGACAAAAAGCCGTCGATGTAGCAAAAGCCTGTAATTATTACGGCGCTGGCACGGTAGAATTTCTTGTAGATGAGCAATTGAATTTCTATTTCCTCGAAATGAATACCCGCTTGCAGGTGGAGCACCCGGTAACAGAAATGATTACCGGCCTTGATTTGGTAAAATTGCAAATTGCCATTGCCAGGGGAGAAAAACTGCCATTCAGCCAAGAAGATCTCAAAATCAATGGCCACGCTATCGAATTAAGGATTTGCGCGGAAGATCCAGCAAATAATTTCTTGCCAGACACCGGTTCCTTGAATACTTACATCCGCCCCGACGGTTACGGCGTTAGGGTTGATGATGGTTATGAAGCCGGCATGGACATTCCTATCTTTTACGACCCGATGATTGCTAAATTAATCGCCTGGGGACAAGACCGGGAGGAAGCGCGCAAGCGGTTGATCCGTGCTATTCAAGAATACCGTGTAGAAGGAATCAAAACCACGCTACCATTCGGGGAATGGGCTTTGCAACAGGCCCCATTTATTACCGGTCAATTCGATACCGGTTTTATAGGAAAATATTTCAAAGCAGGCGCGTTAGACAATAATGACCCGATGGAAGCTACGGTGGCCGCACTTCTAGCAGTTCAAGCTTGGGAAGAAGTAGACCCCTTAAAAATCCCGGAGAAGAAAGCTACCAATTGGATCAACAGGCAGGAGATGCGCAAACAGTAA
- a CDS encoding 2-C-methyl-D-erythritol 4-phosphate cytidylyltransferase — translation MQARKNIAVIVAGGSGQRMGADKPKQFLHLSGLPIIQHTVQAFLDALEDIEIILVLPKAHLAMAAAIIPKLSKPGSITIIEGGATRFHSVKNGLAQIDDPAVVFIHDGVRPLVSSQLIHSCREHALKYGNAIPAIPMKDSVRQLFPEEGINKAVNREHYKIIQTPQTFLSEIIVPAFETTYNESFTDEATVIEQTGHAVHLVDGEEGNIKITRPLDLIIAESLLNNS, via the coding sequence ATGCAAGCCAGGAAGAATATAGCCGTTATAGTTGCCGGGGGCTCGGGTCAAAGAATGGGTGCTGACAAGCCCAAGCAGTTCTTGCATCTGTCTGGCCTACCCATAATTCAACACACCGTACAGGCGTTTTTAGATGCCTTGGAAGATATAGAAATCATATTGGTATTACCAAAAGCCCACTTGGCCATGGCGGCGGCTATCATTCCCAAGCTAAGTAAGCCGGGTTCTATCACTATTATTGAAGGAGGTGCAACCCGTTTCCATTCCGTAAAGAATGGTTTAGCTCAAATAGATGATCCTGCGGTAGTATTTATACATGATGGAGTACGGCCCTTGGTAAGCAGCCAGCTTATACACAGTTGCCGTGAACATGCGTTAAAATATGGTAATGCCATTCCGGCCATTCCCATGAAAGATAGTGTCAGGCAGTTGTTTCCCGAAGAAGGTATCAATAAAGCAGTGAACAGGGAACATTATAAAATCATCCAAACGCCGCAAACTTTTCTTTCAGAGATCATTGTACCGGCATTTGAAACAACCTATAACGAATCATTTACGGATGAAGCAACCGTCATAGAGCAAACAGGCCATGCGGTTCATTTAGTAGATGGAGAAGAGGGCAATATAAAAATTACCCGCCCCTTGGATTTGATAATTGCAGAATCCCTCTTAAATAACAGTTAG
- a CDS encoding CcmD family protein, producing MVKRTFFLLANLFLLLISSVASAQQQNTETGFLNEWMRKDDKINVVVAVLVIIFIGIVLYLFRLDRRLKKLEDEQANSN from the coding sequence ATGGTTAAAAGAACCTTCTTTTTGCTGGCCAACTTATTCTTATTGCTGATATCTTCGGTGGCATCGGCTCAACAACAAAATACGGAAACCGGATTCCTGAATGAATGGATGCGGAAAGACGATAAGATTAACGTAGTTGTGGCTGTTCTAGTGATCATTTTTATCGGTATCGTGTTATACCTTTTTAGACTGGATCGCCGCTTAAAGAAATTAGAAGACGAACAAGCAAATTCTAACTAA
- a CDS encoding AMP nucleosidase: MKTKAEIVANWLPRYTGEKLENFGSHILLTNFTNYLTLFAEWNNVKIVGMDKPMPCATAGDITIINFGMGSPSAATVMDLLSAIKPKAVLFLGKCGGLKKKNAIGDLILPIAAIRGEGTSNDYFPPEVPALPAFALQKAISTTIREYECDYWTGTCYSTNRRVWEHDEEFKAYLESIRAMGVDMETATIFSVGFYNKIPTGALLLVSDQPMVPEGVKTAASDRKVTSKFVERHLRIGIDSLNNLINNHLTVKHLRF; this comes from the coding sequence ATGAAGACAAAAGCAGAAATTGTAGCTAATTGGCTCCCTCGCTATACGGGAGAGAAGTTGGAAAACTTTGGATCTCACATTCTCCTAACTAATTTTACGAATTATCTCACCCTTTTTGCTGAATGGAACAACGTGAAGATTGTTGGAATGGATAAACCCATGCCCTGTGCAACGGCGGGAGATATAACTATTATCAACTTCGGGATGGGCAGCCCCAGCGCTGCTACCGTTATGGATTTACTATCGGCCATCAAACCGAAAGCAGTTTTGTTTTTAGGTAAATGTGGCGGTTTGAAGAAGAAAAATGCTATAGGTGATTTAATCTTGCCTATCGCTGCCATCAGGGGAGAAGGTACCTCGAATGATTATTTTCCACCCGAAGTTCCCGCGTTGCCGGCCTTTGCTTTGCAAAAAGCGATCTCGACCACTATCCGGGAATATGAATGCGATTACTGGACGGGTACCTGTTATTCTACCAACCGCCGGGTATGGGAGCATGACGAAGAATTTAAAGCTTACTTGGAAAGTATCCGTGCCATGGGTGTTGATATGGAAACGGCTACCATATTTTCTGTCGGGTTTTATAACAAAATCCCCACGGGTGCATTGTTATTAGTTTCTGATCAACCAATGGTGCCGGAAGGGGTAAAAACAGCTGCCAGCGACCGTAAGGTAACATCTAAGTTCGTAGAGCGCCATTTAAGAATCGGTATCGATTCCCTGAATAACTTAATCAACAATCACCTCACGGTAAAACATCTCCGGTTTTAA
- a CDS encoding GtrA family protein — protein MQQLILNILAFFYKPFEKYIPFQTFRYVACGGGNTVLDILIYFISYNFILQKSMVDLGIVTISPHIMAFIISFSITFPTGFLLSKYIVFSESNLRGRVQLFRYFLLVAICIALNYIFLKLFVEHFHLYPTVSKILTTIIVVCFSYITQKKFTFKVKNPIVATNGETSATIQQ, from the coding sequence ATGCAACAGCTCATTTTAAATATTCTAGCATTCTTTTATAAGCCGTTTGAAAAATATATTCCTTTTCAAACTTTCCGTTACGTAGCTTGTGGCGGAGGCAATACGGTGCTGGATATTTTAATATATTTCATCAGCTACAATTTTATCCTGCAAAAATCCATGGTTGACCTCGGGATTGTTACGATCTCGCCGCATATCATGGCATTTATCATTTCTTTTTCCATCACGTTCCCCACAGGTTTTTTACTCTCTAAATACATTGTATTTTCGGAATCCAACTTGCGGGGAAGGGTGCAATTATTCCGCTATTTCCTACTGGTCGCGATCTGCATCGCCCTCAATTATATTTTCCTGAAATTGTTCGTAGAACATTTCCATTTGTACCCGACCGTTTCCAAGATTTTGACTACGATCATCGTGGTATGTTTCAGCTATATTACGCAGAAAAAATTCACATTTAAGGTTAAAAACCCAATAGTGGCTACAAATGGCGAAACCTCCGCCACTATCCAGCAATAA
- the queA gene encoding tRNA preQ1(34) S-adenosylmethionine ribosyltransferase-isomerase QueA: MKLSQFRFDLPTNLIAQHPSKTRDESRLMVVHRDSGKIEHKLFKDILGYFNDKDVMIVNNTKVFPARLYGRKEKTGAKIEVFLLRELNKTNRLWDVIVDPARKIRVGNKLYFGDDESLVAEVIDNTTSRGRTIRFLFDGSEEEFKQVLESLGETPLPKYIKRKPEDDDKERYQTVYAKYEGAVAAPTAGLHFSRELIKRLEIKGVKFAEVTLHTGLGTFRPIEVEDLSKHKMDAEYFHIEENAVKIVNKAKEENRRVCAIGTTSVRAVESSVTAQNHLKAAEGWTNTFIHPPYDFSIPNSLVTNFHLPKTSLIIMVCAFAGYDLIMEAYQQAIKEKYRFFSYGDAMLIL; this comes from the coding sequence ATGAAATTATCACAATTTAGATTTGACCTCCCAACCAACCTGATTGCGCAACACCCATCTAAGACCAGGGACGAATCTCGTTTAATGGTCGTGCACAGGGATTCTGGAAAGATTGAACACAAGTTATTCAAAGACATCCTGGGTTATTTCAATGACAAAGACGTAATGATCGTGAACAATACGAAAGTATTCCCTGCACGTTTGTACGGACGTAAAGAGAAAACCGGTGCTAAAATCGAAGTGTTCTTGTTGCGTGAACTGAATAAAACAAACCGCCTTTGGGATGTAATTGTTGACCCGGCTCGTAAAATCCGCGTGGGCAACAAGTTATATTTCGGGGATGATGAGTCTTTGGTTGCCGAGGTTATAGACAACACCACTTCACGTGGTCGTACGATCCGTTTCTTGTTCGATGGTTCTGAAGAAGAGTTTAAACAAGTACTGGAAAGTTTAGGTGAAACACCGCTACCAAAGTATATCAAACGTAAGCCGGAAGATGACGATAAAGAGCGTTATCAAACAGTTTACGCTAAGTATGAAGGTGCCGTGGCTGCCCCGACAGCAGGTTTACACTTTAGCCGTGAATTGATTAAGCGCTTGGAAATCAAGGGGGTTAAGTTTGCGGAAGTAACTTTGCATACGGGTTTAGGTACATTCCGCCCGATCGAGGTAGAAGATTTGAGCAAGCACAAGATGGATGCCGAGTATTTCCATATCGAGGAGAATGCTGTTAAAATCGTTAACAAAGCGAAAGAGGAAAACCGCCGTGTCTGTGCTATCGGTACTACCAGTGTACGTGCTGTAGAATCTTCCGTGACGGCTCAAAATCATTTGAAGGCTGCCGAAGGTTGGACGAATACGTTCATTCATCCCCCGTATGATTTCTCGATTCCTAATTCCTTGGTAACCAACTTCCACCTACCTAAAACTAGTTTGATAATCATGGTCTGCGCATTTGCAGGTTACGATCTTATCATGGAAGCTTACCAGCAAGCTATCAAAGAAAAGTATCGCTTCTTCAGTTATGGAGATGCCATGTTGATTTTATAA